Sequence from the Pan paniscus chromosome 4, NHGRI_mPanPan1-v2.0_pri, whole genome shotgun sequence genome:
TCTAGGTGAAATAAGGACAGAAAATAGCACAGCACCCGCCAAAGACAGCTCATTCTCTTCCTTGGGGTTCTGGGGGACACGGGCGCCCCTCGGGGGCAGGAGGATCCCAGCGGGAGGACACTGGGCACTGCGTGAAGTCTCCCCTGGgagccccagagaggggcaggTGATGGCCCCGAGTGTCCCTGGGTCTCCCAAACGAACGTCTGGGCTTCTCTGGGAGGAGGACTCCACCCTGCAGAAGAGAAGGGTCTGGGTCAGAACCCAGTGAGTCCGGGGCTCCCTCCGCCTCCTTTGCTCCCTGTGAGATGGGCACGGAGAATGAGTCCCTCCGTGGACGTGGACGCCTGGTGGTTCTCGGCCGAGATCGCACCCTCGTGGCACCTGCCGGGGACCGCCCAGCTCCTGCAGCTGCGGTCTCTGGAGAGCACCGCCGCGATCCCCACGGCTCGAGAACCCGCGGTGCGTTTTGTAGGGTCAGCATTTGTGTACTGGGTCTGCTGCGCTCCCTTCCTCGCGCGGCTCCCCCTTCAGCTCCCTGCAGGCGTCGGGACCGTGCTGCACGGCTCCTCTTCCAAAACCCACAAGGTTCTGAGTTCCTGGGGCTTTGTCCCCCCAGTCTGTGGCCGCCGCAGGGCCTCCTCCTGGACCAGCCCGAAGGGCACATGGGGATGGCGCCTCGGGGCTCCGGTAGCGAAGGCCACACAGAAGTCCCGAGGACCCTGGCAGCGGCCGTCTCCTGCGTCTTGGTCCCTGAGGACCCTGGGCCTTCCTGGCAGTGGAGGCTGGTGTCTCTCACTCTCTCCAGGTGCAGGCCAGCGCTCAGCTAAATGCCTTCAGAGCTCCGGCTGAGATGTGCAGCACCCGCCACCGTCAGTCTTCGTGTGTTGGGGCGTGATGGGGATGGTGTGTCAGTCCTATGTTCTCGTGCTGCTGTGTTTGGGATGTGTCAGTTTCCCATGACTGCTGGAACAAGTTACCCCAGCCTTAGGGGCTCAGAACAACACGCAGGACTCTCAGGCTTCTGGAACACGGCCCCCACTCCCTCCCGAGGCTCTGGGCCAGGATCCTCCCGTCGCCTCCAGCTTCTGCT
This genomic interval carries:
- the LOC134730357 gene encoding uncharacterized protein LOC134730357; the protein is MCPSGWSRRRPCGGHRLGGQSPRNSEPCGFWKRSRAARSRRLQGAEGGAARGRERSRPSTQMLTLQNAPRVLEPWGSRRCSPETAAAGAGRSPAGATRVRSRPRTTRRPRPRRDSFSVPISQGAKEAEGAPDSLGSDPDPSLLQGGVLLPEKPRRSFGRPRDTRGHHLPLSGAPRGDFTQCPVSSRWDPPAPEGRPCPPEPQGRE